A genome region from Camelina sativa cultivar DH55 chromosome 10, Cs, whole genome shotgun sequence includes the following:
- the LOC104718372 gene encoding probable WRKY transcription factor 19 — MEEDWEAFSEFLRKRQPPRSLSESTADDAVEFLLTLSSDRVNKVVGFLSATTFKEIDGNQKQNPFGSPVVSNFLKEHDEYGGKKKKKKKKKKSVEADLGNSVTPSEEVETPLRLKLPGHSITGFESVLLVTCGGNDQESEERYFISYIFNEFCLRGFAPLRYDITRSIVNGCPEMLYRSRVAVIIFSMNYARSTESLDGFVATMDYLKANNLLLIPVFFKVSLEDVSGQSCYFEKAFSRLENSVQASQVLKWRAAMIKLTSINRYYYMKGHQVIMLAKDIFKDVCFLLSSETNGIKHPFEVILSLVNSSQSSSPHIVGLWGMAGIGKTIISRDIFRTQAGKYDVCYFLPDFDIMCQTKGLSHLRDEFFSKIFGEEKVFTDVCDTKISFTRDRLLDKRVLIVLDGVSNARDAEFLLGGFGWFSGGHTIILTSRNRQVLVQCNAKELYQIPKLSEFESLCVCCYFSTKENWNRSKSSISELVNYATGIPLALGVLGSSVLNHCVNDEEEHLRRLRQHPPVEIQDAFRRSFSGLDDNEKNIFLDLACFFRGEDKDHVVNILDGCGFLTDLGIYGLIDESLISLVDNRIYMPNIFEDTGRFVVCQENNEAGKRSRLWDPNDIVNVLTNNLGKEEIEGIFLEASDLAFELSPTVFERMYRLRLFKLHCPSSNHCEVCLPQGLNSLPDELRLLHWERYPLGSLPRNFNPKNLVVLNMSYSNLTKLWKGTKNLEKLKRIILSHSRQLTKFPRLTKATNLEHIDLEGCTSLVKVNSSILHHHKLTFLSLKDCSHLRIMPATVHLESLEVLNLSGCSDLEDLHDFSPNLKELYLAGTAIREMPSSIEELTRLVTLDLENCERLQHLPQGISNLKAAVKLSTKRPASSMDTRDLSSLEDITSPYKRCRLKRVIESVILMLRKRKGAKRVSRATSLSEVQHSSASTLVNDSSFKSSWGYHVLPERPSQPECQDYMKTGDCKFGHVCKFHHPRNKETHVLENTSSVASKTPEMNPLGLSLSLGSSSTSEKFRIHKNTSSMVSETSAWKSNTHRRLSLLGTSPCVSDTTQATVGRNTNDSKQQGEENSDIYDW, encoded by the exons ATGGAAGAAGACTGGGAAGCTTTCAGTGAGTTCCTCAGGAAGAGACAACCTCCGCGTTCGCTCTCTGAGAGTACTGCTGATGACGCAGTTGAATTCCTCCTTACCCTGTCCTCCGATAGAGTCAACAAAGTGGTCGGCTTCCTCAGCGCCACCACCTTCAAAGAGATCGACGGGAACCAAAAGCAAAATCCTTTTGGCAGTCCAGTTGTAAGCAACTTTTTGAAAGAACATGATGAATATGgcgggaagaagaagaagaagaagaagaagaagaagagcgttGAAGCTGATCTTGGAAACTCGGTCACACCCTCCGAGGAAGTTGAAACTCCTCTCCGGCTAAAATTGCCCGGGCATAGCATTACAGGGTTTGAATCTGTCTTACTCGTTACTTGTGGTGGCAACGACCAAGAATCCGAGGAGAGATACTTTATCAGCTACATCTTCAATGAGTTTTGTCTCCGCGGCTTCGCTCCTTTGAGATATGATATAACTAGGAGCATAGTGAATGGGTGCCCTGAGATGCTATACAGATCTCGGGTTGCTGTTATCATTTTCTCGATGAACTATGCTCGTTCCACAGAGTCTCTGGATGGATTTGTGGCGACCATGGACTATTTGAAAGCAAACAACCTTCTGCTTATTCCTGTGTTTTTTAAAGTTAGTCTTGAGGACGTCAGTGGTCAGAgttgttattttgaaaaagCATTCTCACGACTTGAGAATTCAGTCCAGGCATCTCAAGTTTTGAAATGGAGGGCGGCTATGATCAAATTAACTTCCATCAATAGATATTACTATATGAAGGG GCATCAAGTTATTATGCTTGCCAAGGATATCTTCAAAGATGTTTGCTTCTTGCTCAGTTCTGAAACTAACGGAATCAAGCATCCATTTGAGGTTATATTGTCTCTGGTGAATTCTTCTCAGTCTTCATCCCCACATATTGTTGGACTTTGGGGTATGGCTGGCATAGGGAAGACTATCATCTCTAGAGATATTTTCAGAACACAAGCTGGGAAATATGACGTGTGCTACTTTCTGCCAGACTTTGATAtaatgtgtcaaacaaaagggcTTAGTCATTTGCGTGATGAATTCTTCTCGAAAATCTTTGGTGAAGAAAAAGTTTTCACAGACGTATGTGATACAAAAATAAGTTTCACAAGGGATAGGCTCCTTGATAAAAGGGTTCTCATTGTTCTTGATGGTGTGAGTAATGCTAGAGATGCAGAATTTTTGCTTGGAGGGTTTGGTTGGTTTTCTGGTGGACATACAATCATTTTAACATCTAGGAATAGGCAAGTTCTTGTACAGTGTAACGCCAAAGAGCTTTACCAAATCCCAAAACTATCCGAGTTTGAATCTCTTTGCGTTTGCTGCTATTTTTCCACTAAAGAAAATTGGAATAGAAGTAAGTCATCAATCTCGGAGCTGGTGAACTACGCTACTGGCATTCCATTGGCTCTAGGAGTCTTAGGTTCGTCTGTACTAAATCATTGTGTTAATGATGAGGAAGAACATCTGAGAAGATTGCGCCAACATCCTCCAGTCGAGATTCAGGATGCATTTAGAAGAAGTTTTAGTGGACTAGATGACAACGAGAAGAACATCTTTTTGGACCTTGCATGTTTTTTTAGAGGGGAGGATAAAGATCATGTGGTAAACATCCTTGATGGTTGCGGATTTCTTACGGATTTAGGAATCTATGGTCTCATTGATGAGTCTCTCATCAGCCTTGTAGATAACAGGATATATATGCCCAACATTTTTGAAGACACGGGTCGAtttgttgtttgtcaagaaaacAATGAGGCAGGCAAGCGTAGCAGATTGTGGGATCCTAATGATATTGTTAATGTGCTGACAAACAATTTA GGGAAAGAAGAAATTGAAGGCATATTTTTGGAGGCGTCTGACTTAGCATTTGAGTTGAGTCCTACTGTATTTGAGAGGATGTATAGACTTAGATTGTTCAAACTCCACTGTCCAAGTTCTAACCATTGCGAGGTTTGTCTACCTCAAGGTCTTAACTCTTTGCCTGATGAGCTACGGCTACTCCACTGGGAAAGATATCCTCTCGGATCCTTACCTCGGAACTTCAATCCTAAAAACCTTGTAGTATTGAACATGTCATATAGCAACTTGACTAAACTATGGAAAGGAACAAAG AATCTCGAGAAGCTAAAGAGGATCATTCTAAGTCACTCCCGGCAGTTGACTAAATTCCCAAGGCTTACAAAGGCGACGAACCTTGAGCATATTGATCTTGAAGGATGTACGAGTCTGGTTAAAGTTAACTCATCgattcttcatcatcacaagcTTACTTTCTTGAGTCTGAAAGATTGTTCTCATTTGCGGATTATGCCTGCCACTGTTCATCTAGAATCTCTTGAAGTTCTTAATCTATCTGGCTGCTCAGATCTTGAGGACCTTCATGATTTCTCACCAAACCTGAAAGAGCTATATCTAGCCGGGACTGCCATTAGAGAGATGCCATCATCAATCGAGGAACTCACTAGACTTGTTACATTAGATCTGGAGAATTGTGAAAGACTTCAGCACCTGCCACAGGGTATAAGTAACCTGAAAGCTGCGGTTAAACTTAGCACAAAACGTCCTGCTTCTTCCATGGATACAAGGGATCTATCTAGCTTGGAGGATATAACATCACCATATAAGAGATGCCGATTGAAGAGAGTTATTGAGTCTGTTATTTTAATGCTAAGAAAAAGGAAGGGAGCCAAGAGGGTCTCTAGAGCCACAAGCCTTTCTGAG GTTCAGCATAGCTCAGCTTCTACCTTGGTAAATGATTCCTCTTTCAAGTCTTCTTGGGGATATCATGTTTTACCAGAAAGACCTAGCCAACCCGAATGCCAAGATTACATGAAGACAGGCGACTGCAAATTTGGCCATGTTTGTAAATTTCATCATCCGAGGAACAAAGAAACTCATGTCCTTGAGAATACATCTTCCGTGGCTTCCAAAACACCGGAAATGAATCCGCTAGGACTATCTCTTTCACTTGGATCTTCTTCAACAAGTGAGAAATTTAGAATACACAAGAATACATCTTCCATGGTTTCTGAGACTTCAGCTTGGAAGTCGAATACGCATAGACGTTTGTCTTTACTTGGGACTTCACCTTGTGTGTCTGACACAACACAAGCAACCGTTGGTAGGAACACCAATGATTCAAAGCAACAGGGAGAAGAAAATTCAGATATATATGATTGGTga